The genomic region TTGCCATCTGATTACAAAGTTTTGGTGGATTATAGCCGTTTAGTGGCTAAAGTGGATAATACCGCTTTACAAGACGGCTATCAGCTTTATCACCATACCTTCTTTTTTACCAAGAAGGGGGCCTGGTCAGTAGTACAACAGGGAATGAATCAGGAAACTGCTTATGCCAGGCGTTATCACTGGCTTGGTGAAGAAGTAAAAAGCTTTGTTAACGAACCTCACTCAGGTATTGCTTCTCAGCGCCGCGAAAAAAAAGTGCTAAACTTAGTGGCTAAAGATAGTTCAGAAGTTAGAAAGGTGTTGATAAATTTGCTTAAAGAGCCACCTGAAAAAATTTTAAAAGAGATAAACTCAGCTAAGAAGCTGGTTTTTCCTGCCCGTCACAGGTTGTCTGAAAAAGATCTTTCACCAAGAGGGCTTAATAAAGTCTTGCTAAAAACCTATGAAAGACAACCAAATTCTTTTGAAGACTTATTAAAAATAGAAGGGCTTGGCCCCAAAAGTTTAAGGGCTTTAACCTTGGTGTCAGAGTTGATTTATGATGTTTCTGCTTCTCGAGAGGATCCCGCCAAGTACTCCTTCGCTCATGGTGGTAAAGATGGTATCCCTTTCCCTGTTGATACAAAAATATACGATAAAACCATCAACTATATTGAGGAATTGTTAAAAACGGCTCGCATTGAATATTCTGAAAAAAATAAAGCCTTTAAGAGGTTAAGAAAAATTTTCAATTGACCTTATTTGGTAAAATTTAGTTGTAAATGTTGTTTTTAGGGAAATGGCAAGAGTTTTTAAAAGGTCAATATGGTCAGGTGGTTATTTTTAACTCTTGACCAGAGAAGAAAAATTTTTTAAAAGCACAAGATAGCCTAACGAAGCGAGGAACCATGGACAAGCTCAAGGAACTTATCAACGAAAATAGAGCAGATATAGAGACCAGGTGGTACGAATTAATACTTGAAACTTATCCACCAGAGGCAGCGGCTTTTTTCCGTAAAAACAAAGACCAGTTCGACAATCCTGTTGGTGCTAAAATTAGTGCTGGTGTTATAGGTATTTTGGAAGAGCTAGCTGGTAAAGGTGATGAAAAACGCATTGCGGAATGTATTGACGAAATAATAAGATTAAGGGCAGTCCAAGAATTTACCCCGTCTCAAGCTGTAAAAGTTTTCCCCTTGCTCAAGCGGGCAATAAGAGAAGTCCTTGAAGACGAATTAGAAGATAAAGGCCTTTTACAAGAGTTTTTGAAACTTGAAGAACAAATAGACGAGATAACCTTGAAAGGTTTTGAAATATACCAGCAATGTAGGGAAAGATTGTATCATTTAAAGGTTGAAGAATGGAAGAGTCGTATGTATATGCTGCTAAGAAGGGCCAAGATGATTTATGACGAAAGAGAAGGAAGTTTGCCTCCGCAATAATATGATAAGTTAAGAGAGGTATATATATGGGTGCTGTATTCGCATTACTTATCGCTTTAGGTTTAGTTGTCTTTGTTTGGCTTGGGGCTGGGGTTATTGGTTTTAAAGCTTTGTTCGCGGTGGTAATTCCTTACGCGGCGTTTTTGGTCTTTCTTGGGGGAATAATTTATAGGATTGTTGAGTGGGCTAAAGTGCCTGTGCCGTTTAGGATTGTTACCACCTGTGGTCAGCAAAAGTCTCTTAAGTGGGTCAAGCGCAGTCGTCTTGAGTCTCCGTTCAATAATTTTGAAGTAGCTATTAGAATGGCTTTGGAAGTCTTTGCCTTTCGTTCTCTTTTTAGGAACCTTAAGGCGGAGCTTAAGGGACCAAATCTTCTTTATGGTTCTAGTAAATGGCTTTGGCTGGGGGCGATAGCTTTTCATTATTGTTTTCTTATTATTTTGATTCGCCATCTGCGTTTCTTTACTTACCCTGTCCCTGGATTTATAGGAATTATCGAACAGGTTGACGCTTTTCTTCACATAGGTCTTCCTTTCTTCTACATTACAGACGGAGTCATTTTGGTGGCCTTGACATATCTCCTTTTACGTCGCTTGTCAGATCCGAAGCTTCGCTACATTTCTTTAGGCTCTGATTTTATGCCTCTTTTTCTTATATTAGGACTGGTTATTTCGGGTATCCTTATGCGTTACTTCTTTAGGGTGGATCTCTTTCAAGTTAAAGAATTCACCATGGGTCTTGTTCACTTCAGCCCGAAGGTACCAGATGTAGGAGTAATTTTTTACATACACCTTACTTTCTTGTGTGCCTTGATGGCTTATTTCCCCTTTAGCAAACTAGTCCATATGGCGGGTGTTTTCTTTAGTCCTACAAGAAACTTGGCCAATAACAGCCGCGCTAAGCGTCATGAGCCGGCGCCTTGGTGGCAGAAGCCCAAATTTAAAACTTATTGTGAATGGCAGGAAGAGTTTAAGGAACAGCTTGAGCAGTCTGGTCAGCCTATAGATGAAGATTGTTATAAGAAGAAAGAAGCTTAAGAATTGAAATAATAAACGGAGAGGTTAGCCATGGCCAAGATGCCTAAACCTGATGAATTACTTAAGACTCTAGATTGGACACCACCTGAGAAGGACTGGATGGACGATGTTCCTCCAGAGATTAAACCTGGGCGTTTTTGTTATCCAGCCAAAAAGAATATTCTAGAAGAGATAGGTTTTCCTAACCCGCGTGAGTGGTCTCCATTAGATGATGACTGGAAGCTACCGTCTAATAGCCGCGAGATTGTTGTAGAAGGTATTATTGATCGTCTTAAAAAGTATCGATCCTTTAAGCTTTTTATGGACATCTGCGTGCGTTGTGGTGCCTGTGCCGATAAGTGTCACTACTTTTTGGGATCTGGTGATCCTAAAAATATGCCTGTTTTAAGGGCAGAGCTTCTTCGCTCTGTTATTAAAGGTGAGCTTACTTGGCAAGGTAAGTTTTTTGGAAAGTTAGCGGGAGCTCGGAAATTAAACGAGGATATAATCAAGGAATGGTTTTATTACTTTTATCAGTGCAGTGAGTGCCGCCGTTGCTCTGTGTTTTGCCCCTACGGGATCGACACTTGTGAAGTTACCATGATGGGGCGTGAATTGCTCCATCTTGTTGGCTGTAATATTAACTGGATACTTGAGCCTGTTCGTAACTGTTTCAAGATTGGAAACCACTTGGGTCTCCAGCCGCATACGGTTAAAGAAAATATTGAGTTCCTGTGCTGGGACATAGAAGAAGTAACCGGCCTTAAAATGGAGGTGCCTTTCAATAAGAAAGGTGCTGAAGTACTTTTCGTAACTCCATCTGGTGACTATTTTGCTGATCCTGGTATTTACACCATGATGGGTTACATAATGCTCTTCAATTATCTTGATATTGACTGGACCATGAGCACCTATGCCTCTGAGGGTGGCAACTTTGGTTTGTTCACCTCTCACGAGGCGATGGCCAAGATTA from Thermodesulfatator indicus DSM 15286 harbors:
- a CDS encoding DUF763 domain-containing protein is translated as MAKRTGLAELPLHGGHAPRWLFSRMVRLSKALVEVIVYEFGPEEFLRRMADPHWFQAFGCVLGFDWHSSGLTTTVCGALKEALTPMANDLGIFVCGGKARASRRTPQEIESWLAKKGLPSDYKVLVDYSRLVAKVDNTALQDGYQLYHHTFFFTKKGAWSVVQQGMNQETAYARRYHWLGEEVKSFVNEPHSGIASQRREKKVLNLVAKDSSEVRKVLINLLKEPPEKILKEINSAKKLVFPARHRLSEKDLSPRGLNKVLLKTYERQPNSFEDLLKIEGLGPKSLRALTLVSELIYDVSASREDPAKYSFAHGGKDGIPFPVDTKIYDKTINYIEELLKTARIEYSEKNKAFKRLRKIFN
- a CDS encoding RsbRD N-terminal domain-containing protein, with the protein product MDKLKELINENRADIETRWYELILETYPPEAAAFFRKNKDQFDNPVGAKISAGVIGILEELAGKGDEKRIAECIDEIIRLRAVQEFTPSQAVKVFPLLKRAIREVLEDELEDKGLLQEFLKLEEQIDEITLKGFEIYQQCRERLYHLKVEEWKSRMYMLLRRAKMIYDEREGSLPPQ
- the dsrM gene encoding sulfate reduction electron transfer complex DsrMKJOP subunit DsrM, encoding MGAVFALLIALGLVVFVWLGAGVIGFKALFAVVIPYAAFLVFLGGIIYRIVEWAKVPVPFRIVTTCGQQKSLKWVKRSRLESPFNNFEVAIRMALEVFAFRSLFRNLKAELKGPNLLYGSSKWLWLGAIAFHYCFLIILIRHLRFFTYPVPGFIGIIEQVDAFLHIGLPFFYITDGVILVALTYLLLRRLSDPKLRYISLGSDFMPLFLILGLVISGILMRYFFRVDLFQVKEFTMGLVHFSPKVPDVGVIFYIHLTFLCALMAYFPFSKLVHMAGVFFSPTRNLANNSRAKRHEPAPWWQKPKFKTYCEWQEEFKEQLEQSGQPIDEDCYKKKEA
- the dsrK gene encoding sulfate reduction electron transfer complex DsrMKJOP subunit DsrK: MAKMPKPDELLKTLDWTPPEKDWMDDVPPEIKPGRFCYPAKKNILEEIGFPNPREWSPLDDDWKLPSNSREIVVEGIIDRLKKYRSFKLFMDICVRCGACADKCHYFLGSGDPKNMPVLRAELLRSVIKGELTWQGKFFGKLAGARKLNEDIIKEWFYYFYQCSECRRCSVFCPYGIDTCEVTMMGRELLHLVGCNINWILEPVRNCFKIGNHLGLQPHTVKENIEFLCWDIEEVTGLKMEVPFNKKGAEVLFVTPSGDYFADPGIYTMMGYIMLFNYLDIDWTMSTYASEGGNFGLFTSHEAMAKINAKIYHEAERLGVRFIIGGECGHMWRVKHQYMDTATGPAPKNLEVPRSPITGTVFEHAKSTKMIHICEFTADLIAHGKLDLDPSRNDKYVVTYHDSCNPSRGMGFFEEPRFILKNVCNNFYEMPENTIREKTFCCGSGSGLNTDEFMDMRMRGGLPRANAVKYVHEKYGVNMLACICAIDRAALPTLMNYWVPEVQVCGVHELVANALVFPHEKKGERERELNLRQEPLKPEGEENA